Proteins encoded together in one Peribacillus asahii window:
- a CDS encoding acetyl-CoA C-acyltransferase, producing the protein MRKAVIVQAKRTPIGKENGMLRELQPHELAASILQHLASGIEEKIDEVIVGNVVGPGGNVARLAALEAGLPYSITGLTLDRQCSAGLEAIRMACYFVQGGAGQCYIAGGVESTSTSPYEQRAQFSPDRIGDPDMGVAAEHVAKKYEISRERQDEYALLSYQRSREAYTNGLYEQEILTVGEQSSDEELLRERKMEKLLKRARPIFVKENGTVTAANSCAIHDGACATLVMEETLAKQLGYQPVLRFVDSQVAGVHPFYPGIAPVPAIQELLNRNSLTIEDIDLVEINEAFASKIVACAQELSIPYDKLNVCGGAITIGHPYGASGAMLVTRLFYEVQRRQYVKYVLAAIGSAGGVGVAVLFEVV; encoded by the coding sequence ATTAGAAAGGCAGTGATTGTTCAGGCGAAACGAACACCGATTGGGAAAGAAAACGGGATGCTGCGAGAACTTCAGCCACATGAGCTCGCAGCATCAATTCTTCAACATTTGGCAAGTGGTATCGAGGAGAAAATAGATGAAGTAATAGTAGGAAATGTCGTAGGTCCTGGCGGCAATGTTGCTCGTTTAGCTGCTTTAGAAGCGGGTCTGCCTTACTCGATTACAGGATTAACACTCGATCGCCAGTGCAGTGCAGGTTTAGAAGCAATTCGTATGGCTTGTTATTTTGTGCAAGGAGGAGCAGGGCAATGTTATATCGCCGGTGGTGTAGAAAGTACGAGCACCTCTCCTTATGAACAGCGGGCTCAATTTTCCCCCGATCGCATTGGTGATCCTGACATGGGGGTAGCCGCTGAACATGTTGCTAAGAAATATGAAATTAGTCGAGAGCGGCAAGATGAGTATGCGCTCTTAAGTTATCAGCGCAGTCGAGAGGCTTATACGAATGGTCTGTATGAGCAAGAAATTCTTACAGTTGGAGAACAAAGCAGCGACGAAGAATTGCTTCGTGAACGGAAAATGGAGAAGCTATTGAAACGAGCAAGACCGATTTTCGTGAAAGAAAATGGGACGGTAACCGCTGCTAATAGCTGTGCGATTCATGACGGAGCTTGTGCGACATTAGTTATGGAAGAAACGCTGGCGAAACAGCTGGGTTATCAACCTGTATTGCGCTTTGTCGATAGTCAAGTTGCTGGGGTGCATCCTTTTTATCCAGGAATCGCTCCTGTACCAGCCATTCAAGAATTGTTAAATAGAAACAGTTTAACGATAGAAGATATTGATCTTGTGGAAATCAATGAAGCATTTGCTTCCAAAATTGTTGCTTGTGCACAAGAACTTTCGATTCCTTATGATAAATTGAATGTATGCGGTGGAGCGATTACGATTGGACATCCATATGGAGCGTCAGGCGCAATGCTAGTCACTCGCTTGTTTTATGAAGTTCAAAGACGCCAATATGTGAAATATGTGTTAGCCGCAATTGGAAGCGCTGGAGGAGTCGGAGTGGCGGTGTTGTTTGAGGTAGTGTAA
- a CDS encoding phosphoribosylaminoimidazolesuccinocarboxamide synthase, translating into MKQIYTGKTKDVFELEDGSYLLKFKDDVTGENGVFDPGANTVGLTLEGAGRAGLSLTKHFFEALKEQGIPTHYIDANIDEATMTVRPATVFGKGLEVICRYRAVGSFLRRYGLYAEEGQALDAFVEVTLKDDGRQDPPISEDALDMLGILTKAEYAVLKDLTQQIGNVVKAELAKKDIELYDIKFEFGRVGEGKEIVLIDEISGGNMRAYKNGEYIEPLQLEKLMLEA; encoded by the coding sequence ATGAAACAAATTTACACAGGTAAAACGAAAGACGTATTTGAACTTGAAGATGGTAGTTATTTATTAAAGTTCAAAGACGATGTAACAGGCGAGAACGGTGTATTTGATCCGGGTGCTAACACGGTTGGTTTAACTTTAGAAGGAGCAGGTCGTGCGGGACTTAGCTTAACAAAGCACTTTTTCGAAGCATTGAAGGAACAAGGAATTCCTACTCATTACATAGATGCAAACATTGATGAAGCAACAATGACGGTTAGACCCGCTACTGTATTTGGTAAAGGGTTAGAAGTAATCTGTCGTTACCGTGCTGTTGGCAGCTTCTTGCGTCGTTACGGATTGTATGCGGAAGAAGGCCAAGCATTAGATGCATTCGTAGAAGTAACATTGAAAGATGATGGACGTCAAGACCCGCCAATCAGTGAGGATGCACTAGATATGCTAGGTATTTTAACAAAAGCTGAATATGCAGTATTAAAAGATTTGACTCAACAAATCGGTAATGTTGTCAAAGCAGAATTAGCGAAAAAAGATATTGAACTATACGATATTAAATTTGAATTTGGTCGAGTGGGCGAAGGGAAAGAAATCGTGTTAATCGATGAAATTTCAGGTGGAAATATGCGTGCGTATAAAAACGGTGAATATATCGAACCGCTTCAATTAGAAAAATTAATGTTAGAAGCGTAA
- the adhP gene encoding alcohol dehydrogenase AdhP — MKAAVVNEFNQKLEIKNVPVPELEYGEILVKIKACGVCHTDLHAAHGDWPVKPKLPLIPGHEGVGIIEKVAEGVTSLKVGDRVGIPWLYSACGECEYCLTGRETLCPKQLNAGYSIDGAYAEYCKAPAQYVVKIPEGLDFAEISPIFCAGVTTYKALKVSEAKPGDWIAIYGIGGLGHVALQYAKAMGFNVVAVDIQDDKLDLAKELGADLTINGLKTDPIQDIQDKVGGVQAAISVAVTKKAFEQAYRSVKRGGTLVAVGLPNAELPIPIFDTVLNGVTVKGSIVGTRRDLQEAIQFAAEGKVRTNIETKPLDNINEVFERLDKGEINGRVVLTME; from the coding sequence ATGAAAGCCGCAGTAGTCAATGAATTTAATCAAAAGCTTGAAATTAAAAATGTCCCTGTTCCTGAATTAGAATATGGAGAAATTCTAGTGAAGATTAAAGCGTGTGGTGTATGTCATACCGACCTTCATGCGGCACATGGAGACTGGCCAGTTAAACCGAAGTTGCCACTTATTCCAGGTCATGAAGGTGTGGGTATTATTGAAAAGGTAGCAGAAGGCGTGACGTCCTTAAAAGTTGGTGATCGCGTTGGGATTCCGTGGTTGTATTCGGCGTGTGGGGAGTGTGAATATTGTTTAACAGGACGCGAAACGCTTTGTCCAAAACAATTGAATGCAGGTTACTCAATAGATGGAGCATATGCTGAGTACTGTAAAGCTCCAGCACAATATGTTGTCAAAATCCCAGAGGGTCTTGATTTTGCGGAGATTTCTCCAATCTTCTGCGCAGGGGTAACGACGTATAAAGCATTGAAAGTATCAGAAGCAAAGCCAGGTGATTGGATAGCGATTTATGGGATTGGCGGACTAGGTCACGTAGCTCTTCAATATGCAAAAGCAATGGGCTTTAACGTTGTTGCCGTTGACATTCAAGATGACAAGCTGGATCTTGCGAAGGAACTAGGAGCAGATTTAACGATCAATGGTTTAAAAACTGATCCGATTCAAGATATCCAAGACAAAGTAGGCGGTGTGCAAGCAGCTATTTCTGTTGCTGTTACGAAAAAAGCATTTGAACAAGCATATAGATCCGTGAAGCGTGGAGGAACATTGGTAGCTGTTGGCCTTCCAAATGCTGAGCTGCCAATTCCAATCTTTGATACCGTATTAAATGGGGTAACGGTGAAAGGTTCAATTGTTGGGACAAGAAGGGACCTTCAAGAAGCGATTCAATTTGCAGCAGAAGGCAAGGTACGTACAAATATTGAAACAAAACCGCTTGATAACATTAATGAAGTGTTCGAACGTTTAGATAAAGGCGAAATTAATGGCCGTGTTGTATTAACAATGGAATAG
- a CDS encoding sigma-54-dependent transcriptional regulator, translating into MINLLIADDEKEVGTFLSRLFTLKGYHVQVVNSGQQFYELDFHNHHFHVAMIDLKLPDCDGLALLRHLKTLQPRCKALIMTGYSTIKTAVEAMKLGASDYMEKPFDDISVLEAQVENLLNHCTAQHQQVVHKLAHDSGLIMGEHSSMPALIETAYKVAQKSVNVLIEGETGTGKEVLSRFIHLASPRSHEPFIALNCGAISESLLESELFGHEKGAFTGATQQRKGFFEIAGNGTLFLDEIADASPAIQVKLLRVLETREFMRVGSSQILHTKARLVAASNENLQQAVMKGKFREDLYYRLNVVKLDIPALRHRKADIPLLIEHLIERNGQANRTFSDCAIEKLQRYDWPGNIRELSNVITRTLTLTDSEQKITAEDIVLPNSHMLQANPETKAVQTMINDPLAEWRKRLVEDFQQKKEMNLADLLSEMKKLESIVSKELVLQALQQTYGNRTEAAKRLHISMRKLRYILNEKSHS; encoded by the coding sequence ATGATTAATCTGCTTATTGCGGATGATGAAAAGGAAGTTGGCACTTTCTTATCCCGTCTTTTTACTTTAAAAGGCTATCATGTTCAGGTTGTTAACAGCGGTCAACAATTTTATGAACTGGACTTTCATAACCATCATTTCCATGTTGCTATGATTGATTTAAAGCTGCCAGACTGTGATGGACTTGCCCTTTTGCGGCACTTAAAAACGCTGCAACCTCGCTGCAAAGCACTCATTATGACTGGCTATAGTACAATCAAAACAGCTGTGGAAGCAATGAAGCTTGGTGCAAGTGACTATATGGAAAAGCCTTTTGATGATATCTCTGTCCTCGAAGCACAAGTGGAAAATCTATTAAATCATTGTACCGCTCAACATCAGCAAGTCGTGCATAAACTCGCTCATGATTCAGGACTCATTATGGGGGAACACTCCTCCATGCCAGCACTTATTGAAACAGCATACAAAGTGGCTCAAAAATCTGTAAATGTATTGATTGAAGGAGAAACAGGTACTGGTAAAGAAGTCCTCTCCCGATTCATTCATCTAGCTAGTCCACGAAGCCATGAGCCCTTTATTGCCCTTAATTGCGGGGCTATTTCCGAATCTCTCTTAGAAAGTGAATTATTTGGACATGAAAAAGGGGCATTTACTGGAGCAACTCAGCAAAGAAAAGGGTTCTTTGAAATTGCCGGGAACGGGACGCTTTTTCTCGATGAAATTGCCGATGCGAGCCCAGCTATTCAAGTAAAGCTGCTTAGGGTACTAGAAACTAGAGAATTTATGCGTGTTGGCAGCAGCCAAATACTCCACACTAAAGCCCGATTAGTAGCTGCCTCTAATGAAAATTTGCAGCAAGCCGTAATGAAAGGAAAATTTCGCGAAGATTTATATTATCGTCTGAACGTCGTGAAGCTCGATATCCCAGCCCTGCGCCACAGGAAAGCCGATATTCCGCTGCTCATTGAACATCTAATTGAACGAAATGGACAAGCTAACAGGACATTTTCAGACTGTGCAATCGAAAAACTACAACGCTACGATTGGCCCGGTAATATTCGTGAGCTGTCCAATGTGATAACAAGAACACTCACATTGACTGACTCTGAACAGAAAATAACAGCAGAAGATATCGTGCTGCCGAACAGTCACATGCTCCAAGCAAATCCAGAGACAAAAGCTGTCCAAACGATGATAAATGACCCTCTTGCTGAATGGAGAAAAAGACTTGTTGAAGACTTTCAGCAAAAAAAGGAGATGAATCTCGCTGACCTACTATCAGAAATGAAAAAGCTAGAATCTATTGTTAGTAAAGAACTTGTCCTGCAAGCTCTCCAACAAACATACGGCAATCGCACCGAAGCAGCCAAACGACTGCACATTTCGATGCGGAAACTGCGGTATATTTTAAATGAAAAAAGTCATTCTTAG
- a CDS encoding sensor histidine kinase, with amino-acid sequence MTKDQLIDLLTGVKSSKKTYYTELKKTIDQLKQKNMQLEIMNDLTKNIHIDMSIEEILRNVMSKLKQLITFDDCHLFILHEEEPSLLHIHPEEHCDLELEFNTHMQQLSLYTSALHGKQLIHLQVDHLPALYSEKRRLLALNIETLLLVPLYSKNEGIGVLTFGRKNQQEWKPEELDFLEQLSNQLAMTLENAALYKEVLRAKQEWEDTFKAVEDMIVVFDRQIDLYKCNDSAKSFSALEAVIDQAKPLIQDTFSSQKPKFQEILLPHDIILEMNTYPIQNKEQQVYGVIAYFKNVTIKRQIQAQLLHAGKLGAIGEMAAGVAHELNSPLTAILGNSQLLLRNIPPEHQDYPLLTDIKNCGDRCKQIVKSLLTFSRQDEYKFQHYSVNEAIHQVLNLLKFQLEKNAISIRLSLQKDLPLIVGSQPHIEQIIINLLLNAKYALDVSTSTEKRLHIQSYLESNSIIIAVTDNGIGIETERLPLIFHPFHTTKERDKGTGLGLSVSLGIANDHGGTIEVESVDGHGSTFRLKLPLPNEVIA; translated from the coding sequence ATGACTAAAGACCAATTAATCGATTTACTAACCGGTGTAAAATCTTCAAAAAAAACGTACTATACGGAGTTAAAGAAAACAATTGATCAATTAAAACAGAAAAATATGCAGCTTGAAATCATGAATGATTTAACTAAAAATATTCACATTGATATGAGCATTGAGGAAATCTTACGCAATGTGATGAGTAAGCTAAAGCAGCTTATCACGTTTGATGATTGTCATTTATTTATCTTGCATGAGGAAGAGCCTTCTTTGCTCCACATTCATCCCGAGGAACATTGTGATCTTGAATTGGAGTTTAATACCCATATGCAGCAGCTTTCTCTTTATACGTCTGCCCTTCATGGCAAACAATTAATTCATCTTCAAGTCGACCACTTACCTGCTCTCTATTCTGAGAAAAGAAGGCTGCTTGCTTTGAACATTGAAACCCTTTTATTAGTCCCTTTATACAGCAAAAATGAAGGGATTGGTGTTTTAACATTCGGCAGGAAAAACCAGCAAGAATGGAAACCTGAAGAATTAGACTTTCTCGAGCAGCTTTCTAATCAATTAGCCATGACGCTCGAAAATGCAGCTCTTTATAAAGAAGTGCTTCGTGCAAAACAAGAATGGGAAGACACCTTTAAGGCAGTGGAAGACATGATTGTTGTATTTGACCGTCAAATTGACCTATACAAGTGCAATGATTCAGCGAAAAGCTTTTCCGCTCTTGAAGCTGTCATAGATCAAGCAAAACCACTCATCCAAGATACATTCTCTTCCCAAAAGCCAAAATTCCAAGAAATTCTGCTTCCACACGACATCATTTTAGAAATGAATACGTACCCTATTCAAAATAAGGAACAACAAGTATACGGTGTCATTGCCTACTTTAAAAATGTAACAATAAAACGGCAGATCCAAGCCCAACTGCTTCATGCCGGCAAGCTCGGCGCCATCGGTGAAATGGCTGCTGGTGTCGCTCACGAATTAAATAGCCCGTTAACAGCCATTCTTGGAAACTCACAACTTTTGCTAAGAAATATTCCTCCTGAACATCAGGATTACCCTTTACTAACGGATATTAAAAACTGCGGGGACCGCTGCAAACAAATTGTGAAAAGCCTTCTTACTTTTTCAAGACAGGACGAATACAAATTTCAACATTACTCGGTGAACGAAGCTATTCATCAAGTTCTTAATCTATTAAAATTTCAGCTTGAAAAAAATGCGATTTCGATTCGTCTTTCTTTACAAAAAGATCTACCGCTTATAGTTGGTAGTCAGCCACATATTGAACAAATTATTATCAATTTACTATTAAATGCTAAATATGCCTTAGATGTTTCTACATCAACGGAAAAACGGCTGCACATTCAATCCTATCTTGAGTCCAACTCCATTATTATTGCTGTTACAGATAACGGAATTGGGATTGAAACAGAGCGTTTACCACTTATTTTTCATCCTTTTCATACAACAAAGGAACGCGATAAAGGCACAGGACTTGGTTTATCAGTTAGCCTTGGAATCGCCAATGATCACGGCGGCACGATTGAAGTTGAAAGTGTAGACGGTCACGGAAGCACATTTCGATTAAAACTCCCTTTACCAAATGAGGTGATTGCATGA
- a CDS encoding iron-containing alcohol dehydrogenase — MSLNTFVIPEIIFGKGSIEQVGDACSRLGAKNVFIVSDAGVATAGWLNIVMQSCKRAGLAFSIYIDSTTNPKDREITAGCRSFLQHECDAIIGVGGGSALDAAKAIAILATNGGDICDYEGIDKIHSPLPPMVMVMTTAGSGSEVSQFSVIVDSFHQKKMTIISKSLVPDIAIIDPNTLTTKDAELTAATGMDVLTHAIESYVSIAATPLTDVQAKNALSLVSRYLRPSVASKNNKEAKEAMAMASLQAGLAFSNAILGATHAISHAIGGKYLLPHGEINTILLPHVMEFNRIASPQRFSELAEMMGIDTRTLTEQQAGNAAIQFVRDLSTDIGTPTCLGDVGITEEMIGTIGISALEDPCMITNPRDMSLDQIKSLLVKAL, encoded by the coding sequence ATGTCTCTTAATACATTTGTGATTCCAGAAATTATTTTCGGAAAAGGCTCCATTGAGCAGGTTGGAGATGCCTGCTCTCGCTTAGGTGCTAAAAACGTCTTTATTGTCAGTGATGCTGGAGTAGCCACTGCAGGATGGCTTAATATTGTCATGCAATCATGCAAACGTGCAGGGCTCGCTTTCTCCATCTATATTGATTCGACAACAAATCCGAAAGATCGCGAAATCACAGCTGGCTGCCGCTCTTTTCTTCAACATGAGTGCGACGCTATTATCGGTGTCGGCGGAGGCAGTGCGCTCGATGCAGCCAAAGCCATCGCCATCTTAGCAACCAATGGAGGAGACATTTGTGATTATGAAGGGATCGATAAAATCCACTCTCCCTTGCCTCCTATGGTAATGGTAATGACAACAGCAGGGTCTGGCTCAGAGGTATCACAATTTTCCGTTATAGTGGACTCTTTTCATCAAAAGAAAATGACCATTATTTCGAAATCGCTTGTCCCTGATATCGCCATTATTGATCCAAACACATTAACAACGAAAGATGCTGAACTAACCGCAGCAACGGGCATGGATGTGTTAACACATGCGATTGAATCTTATGTGTCAATTGCTGCTACACCGCTTACGGATGTTCAAGCCAAAAATGCTTTATCGCTTGTTTCACGCTATTTACGACCATCTGTTGCTTCCAAAAACAATAAAGAAGCAAAAGAGGCAATGGCTATGGCAAGCTTACAGGCTGGACTGGCCTTCTCTAATGCAATTTTAGGAGCAACCCATGCCATCTCCCATGCCATTGGCGGGAAATATTTATTACCACATGGAGAAATTAACACGATTCTGCTCCCTCATGTGATGGAGTTCAATCGAATTGCTTCTCCACAACGTTTTAGTGAATTAGCGGAAATGATGGGAATTGACACACGCACGCTAACAGAACAGCAAGCAGGCAATGCTGCGATTCAATTTGTCAGAGACCTATCCACTGATATTGGAACCCCCACATGTTTAGGTGATGTTGGAATTACGGAAGAGATGATTGGAACAATTGGCATATCAGCTCTAGAGGATCCCTGTATGATTACGAACCCGCGTGATATGTCCCTTGATCAAATAAAAAGTTTACTCGTTAAAGCCTTATAA
- a CDS encoding methyl-accepting chemotaxis protein — translation MPKRNKERVLRLETQLQQLLDNAEVIQASYPEDACLLLIDHEKVLCYLPGTSIDLNIQVGAPISTLQGTVTLQALQSGQFEQEEKDSRKFGVPYISTASPIKENGRVIGVLSSIVSNRRIDMLRSEAEELTAISQELAATTEHMASVSNVIAKDLQELADESTLLKNEIRTIEHVLSKIKDTAIKSRILGLNASIEAARSGEHGRGFMVVANEIKKMADSSKDAVEGFEPQLKEMMKNMEKAIETIQQISAHSEEQSVIVEEFHQSFDHIVHTASELSKNANL, via the coding sequence ATGCCGAAACGAAATAAGGAGCGTGTATTAAGGCTGGAAACGCAATTACAACAATTACTAGATAATGCAGAAGTCATTCAAGCTTCTTACCCAGAAGATGCTTGTCTTCTTTTAATTGATCATGAAAAAGTATTATGTTACTTACCGGGAACAAGTATTGATTTAAACATTCAGGTTGGAGCGCCTATTAGTACGCTGCAAGGAACCGTAACACTACAGGCACTTCAATCTGGTCAATTCGAGCAAGAAGAAAAAGACTCTCGTAAGTTTGGAGTACCCTATATTTCAACCGCTTCCCCTATTAAAGAAAACGGAAGAGTAATCGGCGTCCTCTCTTCTATCGTTTCTAACAGAAGAATCGATATGTTGCGATCCGAAGCTGAAGAACTTACAGCGATTAGCCAAGAACTGGCAGCAACAACCGAGCATATGGCATCTGTTTCTAACGTCATTGCAAAAGATCTTCAAGAACTGGCAGATGAATCTACCCTTTTAAAAAATGAAATTCGCACGATTGAACATGTTTTATCAAAAATTAAAGACACAGCTATTAAATCTCGGATTTTAGGGTTAAATGCCTCGATTGAAGCAGCTCGATCTGGTGAACACGGACGAGGCTTTATGGTCGTAGCAAATGAAATTAAAAAAATGGCGGATAGCAGCAAAGATGCAGTTGAAGGTTTTGAACCACAGTTAAAAGAAATGATGAAAAACATGGAAAAAGCTATCGAAACCATTCAGCAAATCTCTGCACACTCAGAAGAACAGTCGGTTATCGTCGAAGAGTTTCACCAATCATTTGACCATATTGTACATACCGCTTCAGAATTAAGTAAGAATGCAAATTTATAA
- a CDS encoding amino acid ABC transporter permease translates to MDFINAYSPDHLTFLLEGFWVTLKVAFISIILSFIIGGIFGILRYAKIPVISQIVAVIVETIRNLPLLLIIFFTYFALPEVGLKLEIIPAAIVALTVFESAMIAEVIRSGLNSIEKGQMEAARSSGLSYVQALRYIILPQALRRMVPPMVSQFISLLKDTSLAVVISLPELMHHGQIIYAQNINYFVPILLLVAIMYFVVNYTLSILARRLELKQG, encoded by the coding sequence ATGGATTTTATTAATGCATACTCACCAGACCATCTTACCTTCCTATTAGAAGGATTTTGGGTAACACTTAAAGTCGCGTTCATCTCTATCATTTTAAGCTTCATTATCGGTGGAATTTTCGGTATTCTACGATATGCAAAAATACCTGTTATTTCACAAATAGTCGCTGTTATCGTAGAAACAATAAGAAACTTACCTCTGCTGTTAATTATTTTCTTTACGTACTTTGCACTACCTGAGGTCGGTCTCAAACTAGAAATTATTCCTGCTGCAATTGTTGCCTTAACTGTATTTGAATCAGCGATGATTGCTGAGGTAATTCGAAGCGGATTGAACTCAATCGAAAAAGGACAAATGGAAGCTGCTCGTTCATCAGGCTTAAGCTATGTACAAGCTTTACGATATATCATTTTACCGCAAGCCTTACGTCGAATGGTTCCTCCTATGGTGAGTCAATTTATTTCTTTATTAAAGGATACTTCACTGGCAGTTGTCATTTCCTTACCAGAACTCATGCACCACGGTCAAATTATTTATGCACAAAATATTAACTATTTTGTCCCAATTCTACTGCTTGTAGCCATTATGTATTTTGTTGTGAACTACACACTATCTATCCTTGCTCGGCGATTAGAATTAAAACAAGGTTAA
- a CDS encoding amino acid ABC transporter permease, protein MLDFSILTNNLDMYLEGFKITITASLIALVASLVIGILIAVIRIVPFKPLNALGAAYVEFIRNIPLLIIVFFFFLGLRLDGLMAGTIALSIYTSSFIAEAIRAGILSVPKGQMEAARSSGLSYVQAMRLIILPQAFKIVIPPLGNQFINLVKNSSILSVVAGLDLMYQGDLISSRTFVVFDVYIFVAIFYLLLTIPLSLGVGYLEKRLAKSN, encoded by the coding sequence GTGCTTGATTTTTCCATACTGACAAACAATCTAGACATGTATTTGGAAGGGTTTAAAATTACCATCACGGCAAGTTTGATTGCATTGGTTGCAAGTTTAGTAATTGGTATTTTAATAGCCGTGATACGGATTGTGCCATTTAAGCCTTTAAATGCATTAGGAGCCGCTTATGTCGAATTTATTCGTAATATTCCACTTCTAATCATTGTCTTTTTCTTTTTTCTTGGCTTACGTTTAGATGGTTTAATGGCGGGTACGATTGCCTTATCTATTTATACGTCTTCTTTCATTGCCGAGGCGATTCGGGCAGGTATTTTATCTGTGCCAAAGGGGCAAATGGAGGCCGCTCGTTCTTCAGGTCTCAGCTATGTCCAAGCGATGCGTTTGATTATTTTACCTCAAGCGTTCAAAATCGTTATACCTCCACTTGGAAACCAGTTTATTAATCTTGTCAAAAACTCTTCTATTCTATCAGTCGTTGCGGGTCTTGATCTGATGTACCAAGGTGACTTAATTTCTTCCAGAACATTTGTTGTATTTGATGTTTACATATTCGTAGCAATATTTTACTTACTACTTACCATTCCTCTAAGTCTTGGCGTCGGGTATCTAGAAAAACGCCTAGCTAAGAGTAATTGA
- a CDS encoding ABC transporter substrate-binding protein yields MKKKWLQGLLLSILAVILLAGCGKETSTETEKSENETKDVLAQIKEKDKIVFGVKNDTRLFGLKNPSTGEVEGFDIDIAKALAGEILGDETKVEFKEVTSKTRMPLLNNGDIDVIVATMTITEERKKEVDFTDVYFDAGQSLLVKKGSSIKSIDDLKGKTVIAVKGSTSAVNIREKAPDAKVLEFENYAEAFNALKAGQGDALTTDDAILYGMADEDPSYELVGGTFTEEPYGIAVKKGNTALVDELNKALKALKDSGKYDEIYKKWIKK; encoded by the coding sequence ATGAAGAAAAAATGGTTACAAGGATTGCTGCTTTCCATACTAGCAGTCATTTTACTAGCTGGTTGTGGAAAAGAGACATCCACAGAAACAGAAAAAAGCGAGAACGAAACAAAAGACGTGCTTGCTCAAATTAAAGAAAAAGACAAAATTGTGTTTGGTGTAAAGAATGATACACGCCTATTTGGATTAAAGAATCCTAGCACAGGCGAAGTAGAAGGTTTTGATATTGATATCGCTAAAGCACTTGCTGGCGAAATCTTAGGCGATGAAACGAAAGTTGAGTTCAAAGAAGTAACGTCCAAAACGAGAATGCCGCTTTTAAATAATGGTGATATCGATGTCATTGTAGCAACGATGACGATTACAGAAGAGCGTAAAAAAGAAGTTGATTTCACAGATGTTTATTTTGATGCAGGACAATCCCTGCTTGTTAAAAAAGGCAGCAGCATCAAAAGCATCGATGATTTAAAAGGAAAAACAGTAATCGCGGTTAAAGGTTCTACTTCTGCCGTTAATATTCGTGAAAAAGCACCTGATGCAAAAGTTCTTGAATTCGAAAACTATGCAGAAGCTTTTAATGCTTTAAAAGCTGGCCAAGGAGACGCTTTAACAACAGATGATGCGATTCTTTATGGTATGGCTGACGAAGATCCATCGTATGAATTAGTCGGTGGAACTTTCACAGAAGAACCATACGGTATCGCTGTTAAAAAAGGCAATACTGCACTTGTGGACGAGTTAAACAAAGCGCTTAAAGCCCTTAAAGATTCAGGTAAATATGATGAAATCTATAAAAAGTGGATCAAAAAATAA
- a CDS encoding YkoP family protein has protein sequence MPSLVSFVQQHPQVKQIKGIIGITTLNKGANHLGFEIIPITNFFYKWFKWASFLPISLLSRTNSYKHPTPPSYLFMSKDGLTSRYKGP, from the coding sequence TTGCCAAGTCTAGTTTCATTTGTTCAACAGCATCCTCAAGTAAAACAAATCAAAGGGATTATCGGAATCACTACATTGAATAAAGGAGCCAACCATCTTGGTTTTGAAATTATTCCTATTACAAACTTTTTTTATAAATGGTTTAAATGGGCAAGCTTCTTACCAATCAGCCTCTTATCAAGAACAAACTCTTATAAACATCCTACCCCTCCAAGTTATTTATTTATGTCCAAGGATGGTTTAACTAGTAGATATAAGGGACCATGA
- a CDS encoding YkoP family protein, producing MRNYLLNIWNLVDPIYYRLSHLNYLPEKNILRVKLTRYKGRNVILSDGTAINKNDLLIKIHLHNAVLLKELKTNQKRFKKRSVCFSSCQRIFAKSSFICSTASSSKTNQRDYRNHYIE from the coding sequence ATGAGAAATTATCTATTGAATATTTGGAATTTAGTTGACCCAATTTATTATCGTCTTTCCCATTTGAATTACCTTCCAGAGAAAAATATTTTACGTGTCAAACTTACACGTTATAAAGGAAGAAATGTAATCTTATCGGATGGGACCGCAATTAACAAAAATGACCTCTTAATCAAAATCCATTTACACAACGCTGTTTTATTAAAAGAATTAAAAACAAATCAAAAGCGATTTAAGAAGAGGTCGGTTTGTTTTTCAAGCTGTCAGAGAATCTTTGCCAAGTCTAGTTTCATTTGTTCAACAGCATCCTCAAGTAAAACAAATCAAAGGGATTATCGGAATCACTACATTGAATAA